The following DNA comes from Rhizobium lusitanum.
TGGCGAGTTTTCCGATGATCCATGTCGAGATATCGTTGGATAACGTGCTCGGCGACATCGTCAATGCCGGCTTTGACGTCGGCATACGGATGGGCAAGAGAGTGCAGAACGACATGGTGGCCATGCAGCTGGGATCGGTACAGAAAAGAATTGTGGTAGCCGCCCCAGACTATTTTCAAAATCGAAAGGAACCCAAGACCATTGACGATCTGCTGGACTACAACTGCATTCGGCAACGCTATTCCGTGGGAGGCCGGTGGTTTGAATGGAAGTTCGATTCGGAGGGACAAATAATTCGAATCGACGTGCAGGGGCGTCTGATATTTGACGAAATGAGGTCTGTCGTGGACGCGGCCGTACAGGGGCAAGGTATCGGTTTCGTATTCGAGCAGTTTGCAAAACAGGAGCTGACCGGCGGCCAATTGCGGCAGACTCTGAAGCAGCACAGCGGGATGGACGACGCGTTTCATCTGTATTATCCACATCGCAAACATATGCCGGGAAAGCTTCGCGCGTTCGTTGATTTCATGCTGGATGCTAATGCAGCATAAGGCGAGAGCATGATCTTTCAATCGAACCGCGTGCGGATCATAGATCCAACTGGTGGCTTCCGCGAGAGTGATGACGGATTGGCAGCGCTAGTGAAGAGCGAGTTGCGCAGTGCCGCTTTGCAGCTAATTGTGAGACTTGCGCGCCTTGAAGGGTATCGAACCCGCGGCCTCCTAAGAGACAGTATAATGTCGTTGGATTGTTAAATTATAACGGCCACTTAAGGTGCTGGAAAGCGATATCGAGAATTATGGAACTAAAGCCGACATCCGGCATCTTCAAACGACTTCGGCGTGTGTGGCTCGGCAGCGAACACTGCCCCCAGTGGGTTTGGCATTAAGCGCCTGATAATGCGGATCGATTGGTAGCGCCCCGGGGATCATCATCGGCGCTGGATTTATCCGAAAAATCAGAGATTTGCGCTCTTTTGATGAGGAGGCATCGTTCGCTGCGGATTGACAGTTGCAAAAGGCCGCGCAACAGCGCGGCCGATTGGTCACCCGTGGTTCGAAGCCACGAATGGATAGTCGGTATAGCCTTCGGCGCCGCCGCCGTAGATGGTGGTCGGGTTTACCTCCGTCAGCGGAACGGCTGTCTTCAGCCGCTTCACGAGATCCGGATTGGCGATAAATGGCCGGCCGAACGAGAAGAGATCAGCCTCGCCCTTCGTAAAGCGCGACGTCGCGAGTTCCAGGTTGTAGCCGTTATTGGCAATGTAGGTGTTCGCGAATTTGGCCCTAAGCTCTGCGTAATTGAAGGCAGCAGCCTCATGCGGCCCACCTCGCCCACCTTCGACGACATGGAGATAGGCAATACCCATCTCACCCAATTTCTCGGCGATGTAGTTGAATTGCGCCTGCGGATCGGTCGACGTGATACTGTTGATCGGCGAAATCCGCACCCCCGTCCGCTGCGCACCGACCTCCGCGGCCACGGCGGCAGTGACTTCCAATATTATCCGTGCACGACCTTCGACGGAGCCGCCATAGGCGTCGGTGCGGGTGTTGGAGCCGTCCTTGGCAAACTGATCCAGCAGATAGCCGTTGGCGCCATGGACTTCGACACCATCAAAGCCCGCGGTAATCGCGTTGGCGGCGGCGCGACGGAAATCGGCGATGATGGCCTGGATCTCATCCAGTTTGAGCGCGCGAGGTTCGGACACATCGACGAAGGCATTGTTCACGTAAACCTTCGTATCAGCCTTGATGGCGGATGGCGCGACCGGGGCTTGCGCATTCGGCTGCAGATCGACATGCGAAACACGACCTACATGCCAGAGCTGCAGAAAGATGTGCCCGCCTTTGGCATGCACCGCGTTTGTCACTTTCCGCCACCCGTCGATCTGGGCTTGCGTATAAATCCCCGGCGTATCCTGATAGCCCTGCCCTTCCTGCGAAATCTGCGCCCCTTCGGATATGATCAGGCCAGCAGTCGCGCGCTGGGAATAATATTCCACCGCGAGTTCGCTAGCCACGAAGCCAGCGCCAGCTCTGTTGCGGGTCAAGGGGGCCATGACAATACGGTTCGCCAGCGTCAGGGCGCCGAGTGTGTAGGGTTCAAAGAGTGTGTTGTCAGTCATTTCGTTTCTTTTCTTTTCTCTCGTCCGGATTTCATGGTTCTCTGTCGCGCCTCGGAGTTTCGCGCCGAAGCTCGGCACAGGCCGGCCTGCCTTTGCGGCACGGCCTGCGTCGGTGACCGCGCGTAGGCGCTAGGCGGCGGAGCGATAACGCTCTGCTGCGTGGACCTGCGCAAAGCCCGGGAGCATCGCCT
Coding sequences within:
- a CDS encoding alkene reductase produces the protein MTDNTLFEPYTLGALTLANRIVMAPLTRNRAGAGFVASELAVEYYSQRATAGLIISEGAQISQEGQGYQDTPGIYTQAQIDGWRKVTNAVHAKGGHIFLQLWHVGRVSHVDLQPNAQAPVAPSAIKADTKVYVNNAFVDVSEPRALKLDEIQAIIADFRRAAANAITAGFDGVEVHGANGYLLDQFAKDGSNTRTDAYGGSVEGRARIILEVTAAVAAEVGAQRTGVRISPINSITSTDPQAQFNYIAEKLGEMGIAYLHVVEGGRGGPHEAAAFNYAELRAKFANTYIANNGYNLELATSRFTKGEADLFSFGRPFIANPDLVKRLKTAVPLTEVNPTTIYGGGAEGYTDYPFVASNHG
- a CDS encoding LysR family transcriptional regulator translates to MNKKIIIQDAGRAGVAPASLPVHFPGLLTFEAAARHLNFARAAAELDVTPTAVSRTIKAMEAQLNVRLFNRTTRSVSLTEAGSSLNSKMTPALALIRDSLSEALLATDQPSGTVRVNSSYVAYRMLIEPHIDAFLASFPMIHVEISLDNVLGDIVNAGFDVGIRMGKRVQNDMVAMQLGSVQKRIVVAAPDYFQNRKEPKTIDDLLDYNCIRQRYSVGGRWFEWKFDSEGQIIRIDVQGRLIFDEMRSVVDAAVQGQGIGFVFEQFAKQELTGGQLRQTLKQHSGMDDAFHLYYPHRKHMPGKLRAFVDFMLDANAA